A window from Nitrosopumilus adriaticus encodes these proteins:
- a CDS encoding signal peptidase I: MAKKSISKGVIKDIVIVGVGVLVIWIGLQVAFGTQNPFYVVASGSMIPVLEVYDVLVVQGHEPFEDIEVGDIIVFNRPSDHNRVIVHRVASIIDDDPKTIRTKGDANPASIPGTDFPITEKEYIGKVAYTVPQVGYVTQLLKPPINYVIIAVVIGIMVVKQMAKKKNEKELPLSDPLNSENSETIDELSDINKIEKDTEYSEHTEKSKELDELGDVDDSEYLEKMEEMKKEMQDIDESIEKSVDDDKTDEEKK; encoded by the coding sequence TTGGCAAAAAAATCCATCTCCAAAGGTGTTATCAAAGATATTGTCATTGTAGGCGTTGGAGTTTTAGTAATTTGGATAGGATTGCAGGTTGCTTTTGGAACCCAAAATCCATTTTATGTAGTTGCAAGTGGAAGCATGATTCCAGTTTTAGAAGTTTATGATGTACTAGTTGTACAGGGACATGAACCTTTTGAGGATATTGAAGTTGGTGATATTATTGTGTTTAATCGGCCATCTGATCATAATAGAGTGATTGTGCATAGAGTAGCGTCAATTATTGATGATGATCCAAAAACAATTAGAACAAAAGGGGATGCAAATCCAGCATCAATTCCAGGAACTGATTTTCCAATTACTGAAAAAGAGTACATTGGCAAAGTAGCGTATACAGTTCCCCAGGTTGGTTATGTAACACAGCTACTAAAACCACCAATCAACTATGTAATCATTGCAGTTGTGATAGGAATAATGGTTGTAAAACAGATGGCAAAGAAGAAAAATGAAAAAGAACTTCCACTTTCAGATCCACTAAATTCAGAAAACTCTGAAACTATTGATGAATTATCTGATATTAATAAAATAGAGAAAGACACTGAATATTCTGAGCATACAGAAAAATCTAAAGAACTTGATGAGTTAGGTGATGTTGATGATTCTGAATATTTAGAAAAAATGGAAGAAATGAAAAAAGAGATGCAAGACATAGATGAATCCATTGAAAAATCAGTTGATGACGATAAAACTGATGAGGAAAAGAAATAG
- the trxA gene encoding thioredoxin, producing MGITQISDAKSWEVDVINSDVPVFVDFWAEWCGPCRMVGPVVEELANDYDGKVKFVKVNVDEANELASKYNVFSIPTLILLNKGEIVSQQVGAASKESYKNMIDRALA from the coding sequence ATGGGAATTACTCAAATTTCAGATGCAAAGTCATGGGAAGTCGATGTGATAAATTCTGACGTTCCTGTATTTGTAGACTTTTGGGCCGAATGGTGTGGTCCATGTAGAATGGTAGGTCCAGTAGTTGAAGAATTGGCTAATGACTATGATGGCAAAGTAAAATTTGTCAAGGTTAATGTTGATGAAGCCAATGAATTGGCATCTAAATACAATGTCTTTAGTATTCCAACCTTAATCCTCCTTAACAAAGGAGAAATAGTTAGCCAACAAGTAGGTGCAGCTTCAAAAGAATCATACAAAAATATGATTGATAGAGCACTTGCGTAA
- a CDS encoding PRC-barrel domain-containing protein has product MSSELRLKKLRGSGGYVMATVSDEQQMKGNLGGPDLFLAPIGRLEAERITKHFCNTCEKEFEGSPKIEFENPNEEVAENLILYEKGQYICNSCNASIAEYREFRKQDEAGDVGVAKPLEPSVESTPQQVVEPTVEPTIQTPQETVTQPGPATSVSSIEGRGVYDENANKIGTAKQVGIDSTQSMVLVITKNDGSEGSIPWSNIKKVGEVILLGNPEEIAQPGKCSNCGFGNKEGSKFCEECGTKI; this is encoded by the coding sequence ATGAGTTCAGAGCTTAGATTAAAGAAATTACGGGGTTCTGGAGGCTATGTTATGGCTACAGTTTCAGATGAACAACAGATGAAAGGCAACCTAGGCGGTCCAGATCTATTTTTAGCACCAATTGGAAGACTAGAAGCTGAAAGAATTACTAAACATTTTTGCAATACTTGTGAAAAAGAATTTGAGGGCTCTCCAAAGATAGAGTTTGAAAATCCCAATGAAGAAGTTGCAGAAAATTTAATCTTATATGAAAAAGGTCAATACATTTGCAATTCATGTAATGCATCAATTGCAGAATATAGAGAATTTAGAAAACAAGATGAAGCTGGGGATGTAGGAGTTGCAAAGCCATTAGAGCCTTCAGTTGAAAGTACACCACAACAAGTTGTAGAACCTACAGTAGAACCTACAATACAAACTCCACAAGAAACAGTTACACAACCAGGTCCAGCAACATCAGTTAGCTCCATTGAAGGAAGAGGAGTGTATGATGAAAATGCAAATAAGATTGGAACTGCAAAACAAGTTGGAATTGATTCTACACAATCAATGGTTTTAGTTATTACTAAAAATGACGGTTCTGAAGGCAGTATTCCATGGAGTAATATCAAAAAAGTTGGAGAAGTAATTCTTTTAGGAAATCCAGAAGAGATAGCTCAACCCGGAAAATGCTCAAATTGTGGATTTGGAAATAAGGAAGGTTCCAAGTTCTGTGAAGAGTGTGGAACTAAGATTTAG
- a CDS encoding 4-hydroxyphenylacetate 3-hydroxylase family protein, giving the protein MKTIRTGDDYIESLRGRDLKIYLFGELVKEPVDHPMIRPSINAVAETYDLAVREEELASANSSLTGLKVNRFLHIAESAQDLVLQNKMQRKLGQNTGTCFQRCVGMDALNSLHSTTFEIDEKHGTDYHKRFLEFVKMVQKENLVIGGAMTDPKGDRSKGPAEQDDPDLFTRIVDKDEKGIYVSGAKAHQTGCINSHWIILMPTVRLTENDKDWAIVGAIPADAKGVTYIYGRQSCDTRSMEEGDIDDGNAKYGGQEALIILDRVFIPWEKVFMNGEYEFASMLIERFTCYHRRSYVCKTGLGDVLIGAAATIADYNGVPKVSHIKDKIIEMTHLNETIFAAGLASSHQGHKMKSGVYLNDDMLAQVCKHNVTRFPYEISRLAQDIAGGLVVTLPSEKDFRHPEAGPLLKKYLAGRKGVDIENRMRILRLIENMTLGRNAVGYLTESMHGAGSPQAQRIQIQRQMQVGYKKNLAKHLAGITNDVEEPREPSEYFKRVFKTKESVL; this is encoded by the coding sequence TTGAAGACAATTAGAACAGGCGATGATTATATTGAAAGTCTCAGAGGAAGGGATCTCAAAATCTACCTCTTTGGAGAACTTGTAAAAGAACCAGTAGACCATCCAATGATTAGACCATCAATTAACGCAGTTGCAGAAACTTATGATCTAGCAGTTAGAGAGGAAGAACTAGCTTCTGCAAATTCATCTCTTACTGGATTGAAGGTAAATAGATTTTTACACATTGCAGAAAGTGCTCAGGATTTAGTTTTACAAAATAAAATGCAAAGAAAACTAGGACAAAATACTGGTACATGTTTCCAGAGATGTGTTGGAATGGATGCATTGAATTCTTTACACTCTACTACATTTGAGATTGATGAGAAACATGGAACAGATTATCATAAAAGATTTTTAGAATTTGTAAAGATGGTTCAAAAAGAAAATCTTGTCATTGGTGGTGCCATGACAGATCCTAAAGGTGATAGAAGTAAGGGACCTGCAGAGCAAGATGATCCAGATCTATTTACAAGAATTGTCGATAAAGATGAGAAAGGAATCTATGTTTCTGGTGCAAAAGCGCATCAAACTGGTTGTATCAACTCACATTGGATTATCTTAATGCCAACAGTTAGACTAACAGAAAATGATAAAGACTGGGCAATTGTTGGAGCAATTCCAGCTGATGCCAAAGGTGTCACTTACATCTACGGTAGACAGTCATGTGACACTCGTAGTATGGAAGAAGGTGATATTGATGATGGTAATGCAAAATATGGTGGGCAAGAGGCATTAATAATTTTAGATAGAGTGTTTATTCCATGGGAAAAAGTTTTCATGAATGGAGAATATGAATTTGCATCAATGCTCATAGAGCGTTTTACTTGTTATCATAGACGAAGTTATGTCTGTAAAACTGGACTTGGAGATGTACTAATTGGTGCAGCAGCAACTATTGCTGATTACAATGGAGTTCCAAAGGTATCACACATCAAAGACAAAATAATTGAGATGACTCACCTAAATGAAACAATCTTTGCTGCAGGACTTGCATCCTCTCATCAAGGACATAAGATGAAATCTGGTGTTTATCTAAATGATGATATGCTTGCTCAAGTTTGCAAACATAATGTGACACGCTTCCCATATGAAATTAGTAGACTTGCACAAGACATTGCAGGCGGATTAGTAGTAACTCTTCCATCTGAAAAGGACTTTAGACATCCAGAAGCAGGGCCACTGTTGAAAAAATATCTGGCAGGAAGAAAAGGTGTTGATATTGAAAATAGGATGAGAATATTAAGATTAATTGAAAATATGACTCTTGGTAGAAACGCAGTTGGCTATCTAACAGAGTCAATGCATGGCGCAGGTTCTCCACAAGCACAAAGAATTCAAATTCAAAGACAAATGCAAGTAGGATACAAAAAGAATCTTGCAAAACATTTGGCTGGAATTACAAATGATGTTGAAGAACCACGTGAGCCATCAGAATACTTTAAGCGAGTTTTCAAAACTAAAGAATCAGTTCTTTAG